The proteins below come from a single Melospiza georgiana isolate bMelGeo1 chromosome 4, bMelGeo1.pri, whole genome shotgun sequence genomic window:
- the APOLD1 gene encoding apolipoprotein L domain-containing protein 1: MERGGAAFVPAADPTQHFHAALLEQRQRLRGQIAHLHRAARKLSQLRRSSLIANVSGSALTAAGALTAILGLSLSPATLGASLLASAVGLGLATAGGAVSITSDLSLVLCNSREVRKVQEIAVTCRKQMREILGCLEFLRRGQGPGDPALRQSEKRASISLYNSVCFMVLCGSHSFLVPECTKEATKVSQAVLKAKIQKLADNLETCTRAMDEVCDLLESRTELSPRTRRLSLGAKTTAEIPRPCS, from the coding sequence ATGGAGAGGGGCGGTGCTGCCTTCGTGCCCGCAGCAGACCCCACGCAGCACTTCCACGcggccctgctggagcagcggCAGAGGCTGCGCGGCCAAATCGCGCACCTGCACCGGGCAGCTCGGAAACTCAGCCAGCTCCGCCGCAGCTCCCTGATCGCCAACGTCAGCGGGAGCGCCCTGACGGCCGCCGGGGCGCTCACGGCcatcctggggctgtccctgagccccgCCACGCTCGGAGCCTCTCTGCTGGCCTCGGCCGTGGGCCTGGGCCTGGCCACGGCCGGCGGCGCCGTCAGCATCACTTCCGACCTCTCCTTGGTGCTCTGCAATTCCCGGGAGGTGAGGAAGGTGCAGGAAATTGCGGTGACTTGTCGGAAACAGATGAGGGAAATACTGGGCTGCCTGGAGTTCCTTCGCCGGGGGCAGGGCCCGGGTGACCCGGCGCTGCGGCAGTCGGAGAAGAGGGCGTCCATCTCGCTCTACAACTCCGTCTGCTTCATGGTCCTCTGCGGCTCCCACAGCTTCCTCGTGCCAGAATGCACAAAGGAGGCCACCAAAGTaagccaggctgtgctcaaGGCCAAAATCCAGAAGCTGGCTGACAACCTCGAGACCTGCACCAGGGCAATGGATGAAGTCTGTGATCTTCTGGAGTCCAGAACAGAGCTTTCCCCACGCACGAGGAGACTCAGCTTGGGTGCTAAAACCACTGCCGAGATCCCGAGACCCTGCAGCTGA
- the LOC131083081 gene encoding histone H2B 1/2/3/4/6 — protein MPEPAKSAPAPKKGSKKAVTKTQKKGDKKRKKSRKESYSIYVYKVLKQVHPDTGISSKAMGIMNSFVNDIFERIAGEASRLAHYNKRSTITSREIQTAVRLLLPGELAKHAVSEGTKAVTKYTSSK, from the coding sequence ATGCCCGAGCCGGCCAAGTCCGCCCCCGCGCCCAAGAAGGGCTCCAAGAAGGCGGTGACCAAGACGCAGAAGAAGGGCGACAAGAAGCGCAAGAAGAGCCGCAAGGAGAGCTACTCCATCTACGTGTACAAGGTGCTGAAGCAGGTGCATCCCGACACGGGCATCTCGTCCAAGGCCATGGGCATCATGAACTCCTTCGTCAACGACATCTTCGAGCGCATCGCGGGCGAGGCCTCGCGCCTGGCGCACTACAACAAGCGCTCCACCATCACCTCGCGGGAGATCCAGACGGCCGTGCGCCTGCTGCTGCCCGGCGAGCTGGCCAAGCACGCCGTGTCCGAGGGCACCAAGGCCGTCACCAAGTACACCAGCTCCAAGTAA
- the LOC131083059 gene encoding histone H1.11L-like, with amino-acid sequence MAESAPAPAAESAPAAPAKAPAAKAAAKKPKKAASGSKARKPAGPSVTELITKAVSASKERKGLSLAALKKALAAGGYDVEKNNSRIKLGLKSLVSKGTLVQTKGTGASGSFRLNKKPGEVKEKAPKKKASAAKSKKPAAKKPASAAKKPKKVVTAKSPKKAKKPAAKKAAKSPKKATKAAKPKKAAAAAKSPAKAKAVKPKAAKPKAAKAKVAKAKKPAPKKK; translated from the coding sequence ATGGCCGAGAGCGCCCCAGCCCCCGCCGCAGAGAGCGCGCCCGCCGCGCCGGCCAAGGCCCCCGCCGCCAAGGCCGCCGCCAAGAAGCCGAAGAAGGCGGCGAGCGGCTCCAAGGCCCGCAAGCCCGCGGGGCCCAGCGTCACCGAGCTGATCACCAAGGCCGTGTCCGCCTCCAAGGAGCGCAAGGGGCTCTCGCTCGCCGCGCTCAAGAAGGCGCTGGCCGCCGGCGGCTACGATGTGGAGAAGAACAACAGCCGCATCAAGCTGGGGCTCAAGAGCCTCGTCAGCAAGGGCACCCTGGTGCAGACCAAGGGCACCGGCGCCTCCGGCTCCTTCCGCCTCAATAAGAAGCCGGGTGAAGTGAAGGAGAAAGCTCCGAAAAAAAAAGCTTCGGCAGCTAAGTCTAAGAAGCCGGCGGCGAAGAAGCCCGCCAGCGCCGCTAAGAAGCCCAAGAAAGTGGTGACAGCGAAGAGCCCCAAGAAAGCCAAGAAGCCGGCAGCAAAAAAAGCAGCGAAGAGCCCCAAGAAGGCGACAAAGGCTGCCAAGCCCAAAAAAGCGGCGGCAGCAGCCAAGAGCCCGGCGAAGGCAAAGGCGGTAAAGCCCAAAGCGGCCAAGCCAAAAGCTGCAAAGGCAAAAGTGGCCAAGGCAAAGAAGCCAGCGCCGAAGAAGAAGTAA
- the LOC131082912 gene encoding histone H2A-IV — protein sequence MSGRGKQGGKARAKAKSRSSRAGLQFPVGRVHRLLRKGNYAERVGAGAPVYLAAVLEYLTAEILELAGNAARDNKKTRIIPRHLQLAIRNDEELNKLLGKVTIAQGGVLPNIQAVLLPKKTDSHKAKAK from the coding sequence ATGTCGGGTCGCGGGAAGCAGGGCGGCAAGGCGCGGGCCAAGGCCAAGTCGCGCTCGTCGCGGGCCGGGCTGCAGTTCCCCGTGGGCCGCGTGCACCGGCTGCTGCGCAAGGGCAACTACGCGGAGCGCGTGGGCGCGGGCGCGCCGGTGTACCTGGCGGCCGTGCTGGAGTACCTGACGGCCGAGATCCTGGAGCTGGCGGGCAACGCGGCCCGCGACAACAAGAAGACGCGCATCATCCCCCGCCACCTGCAGCTCGCCATCCGCAACGACGAGGAGCTCAACAAGCTGCTGGGCAAGGTGACGATCGCGCAGGGCGGCGTGCTGCCCAACATCCAGGCCGTGCTGCTGCCCAAGAAGACCGACAGCCACAAGGCTAAAGCCAAGTGA
- the LOC131083076 gene encoding histone H2A-IV-like produces MSGRGKQGGKARAKAKSRSSRAGLQFPVGRVHRLLRKGNYAERVGAGAPVYLAAVLEYLTAEILELAGNAARDNKKTRIIPRHLQLAIRNDEELNKLLGKVTIAQGGVLPNIQAVLLPKKTDSHKVKAK; encoded by the coding sequence ATGTCGGGTCGCGGGAAGCAGGGCGGCAAGGCGCGGGCCAAGGCCAAGTCGCGCTCGTCGCGGGCCGGGCTGCAGTTCCCCGTGGGCCGCGTGCACCGGCTGCTGCGCAAGGGCAACTACGCGGAGCGCGTGGGCGCGGGCGCGCCGGTGTACCTGGCGGCCGTGCTGGAGTACCTGACGGCCGAGATCCTGGAGCTGGCGGGCAACGCGGCCCGCGACAACAAGAAGACGCGCATCATCCCCCGCCACCTGCAGCTCGCCATCCGCAACGACGAGGAGCTCAACAAGCTGCTGGGCAAGGTGACGATCGCGCAGGGCGGCGTGCTGCCCAACATCCAGGCCGTGCTGCTGCCCAAGAAGACTGACAGCCACAAGGTGAAAGCCAAGTGA
- the LOC131083065 gene encoding histone H3 — MARTKQTARKSTGGKAPRKQLATKAARKSAPATGGVKKPHRYRPGTVALREIRRYQKSTELLIRKLPFQRLVREIAQDFKTDLRFQSSAVMALQEASEAYLVGLFEDTNLCAIHAKRVTIMPKDIQLARRIRGERA; from the coding sequence ATGGCGCGCACGAAGCAGACGGCGCGGAAGTCGACGGGCGGCAAGGCGCCCCGCAAGCAGCTGGCCACCAAGGCTGCCCGCAAGAGCGCGCCGGCCACGGGCGGCGTCAAGAAGCCGCACCGCTACCGGCCCGGCACGGTGGCGCTGCGCGAGATCCGGCGCTACCAGAAGTCCACGGAGCTGCTGATCCGCAAGCTGCCCTTCCAGCGCCTGGTGCGCGAGATCGCGCAGGACTTCAAGACCGACCTGCGCTTCCAGAGCTCGGCCGTCATGGCGCTGCAGGAGGCCAGCGAGGCCTACCTGGTGGGGCTCTTCGAGGACACCAACCTGTGCGCCATCCACGCCAAGCGCGTCACCATCATGCCCAAGGACATCCAGCTGGCCCGCCGCATCCGCGGGGAGCGCGCCTGA
- the LOC131082645 gene encoding histone H2B 5 — protein sequence MPEPAKSAPAPKKGSKKAVTKTQKKGDKKRRKSRKESYSIYVYKVLKQVHPDTGISSKAMGIMNSFVNDIFERIAGEASRLAHYNKRSTITSREIQTAVRLLLPGELAKHAVSEGTKAVTKYTSSK from the coding sequence ATGCCCGAGCCCGCCAAGTCCGCCCCCGCGCCTAAAAAGGGCTCCAAGAAAGCCGTCACCAAGACACAGAAAAAAGGTGACAAGAAACGCCGCAAGAGCCGCAAGGAGAGCTACTCCATCTACGTGTACAAGGTGCTGAAGCAGGTGCATCCCGACACGGGCATCTCGTCCAAGGCCATGGGCATCATGAACTCCTTCGTCAACGACATCTTCGAGCGCATCGCGGGCGAGGCCTCGCGCCTGGCGCACTACAACAAGCGCTCCACCATCACCTCGCGGGAGATCCAGACGGCCGTGCGCCTGCTGCTGCCCGGCGAGCTGGCCAAGCACGCCGTGTCCGAGGGCACCAAGGCCGTCACCAAGTACACCAGCTCCAAGTAA
- the LOC131083067 gene encoding histone H3 codes for MARTKQTARKSTGGKAPRKQLATKAARKSAPATGGVKKPHRYRPGTVALREIRRYQKSTELLIRKLPFQRLVREIAQDFKTDLRFQSSAVMALQEASEAYLVGLFEDTNLCAIHAKRVTIMPKDIQLARRIRGERA; via the coding sequence ATGGCGCGCACGAAGCAGACGGCGCGGAAGTCGACGGGCGGCAAGGCGCCCCGCAAGCAGCTGGCCACCAAGGCTGCCCGCAAGAGCGCGCCGGCCACGGGCGGCGTCAAGAAGCCGCACCGCTACCGGCCCGGCACGGTGGCGCTGCGCGAGATCCGGCGCTACCAGAAGTCCACGGAGCTGCTGATCCGCAAGCTGCCCTTCCAGCGCCTGGTGCGCGAGATCGCGCAGGACTTCAAGACCGACCTGCGCTTCCAGAGCTCGGCCGTCATGGCGCTGCAGGAGGCCAGCGAGGCCTACCTGGTGGGGCTCTTCGAGGACACCAACCTGTGCGCCATCCACGCCAAGCGCGTCACCATCATGCCCAAGGACATCCAGCTGGCCCGCCGCATCCGCGGAGAGCGCGCCTGA